One part of the Hydra vulgaris chromosome 01, alternate assembly HydraT2T_AEP genome encodes these proteins:
- the LOC136075567 gene encoding uncharacterized protein LOC136075567 produces MLHRCNQCPSIEVLKSFLVQEFMDHEHEEDVVFKQWQSTDHTTLLSQSLPLDEFNDLLCDSIDNLTTYSYIAKTQSRYLKNCKKNLNQNECLVLGDFAENYQYVVQDEVQSYHWSKSQCSLYTIVLYFIENKLLKHKSFCYLSEDVDHDTGFIYKTQEDITRYIKENLPDVSRVKYFFNGCAAQFKNFKNFINLCHHSKDFDLNAEWVFFPTTHGKSPCDGIGGTVKRVVCQESLKQITTGQILDVNLMYSFCKAKINGIYFKLFSKEEIDQTQAQLKKRYLGGRTVPGTRMYHHFIPIAPNTISYKKISTDACTEIFDIIPKSKHYVDISLNIKKMDYIACFYDGFWWVGIAEDVSELDIKVRFIHPHGPGKNFFWPMRTDECWVLNSEVICLISTPRTISGRTYNISDFDLKNINCWLQKKINYV; encoded by the coding sequence ATGTTGCATCGATGTAACCAATGTCCTAGTATTGaagtgttaaaaagttttttagtgcaGGAGTTTATGGACCATGAGCATGAAGAAGATGTAGTATTTAAGCAATGGCAGAGTACCGATCATACAACACTACTTTCACAGTCATTGCCACTAGatgaatttaatgatttattatgtGACAGCATTGACAACCTTACCACTTATTCATATATTGCAAAAACACAAAGTagatacttaaaaaactgtaaaaaaaatcttaaccaaAACGAATGCTTAGTTTTAGGAGATTTTGCTGAAAACTATCAATATGTTGTTCAGGATGAGGTTCAAAGTTATCACTGGAGCAAAAGTCAATGCTCACTTTATACaattgtactttattttatagagaaCAAACTTCtcaaacataaatctttttgttacctTTCAGAAGATGTTGATCATGACACAGGATTTATTTACAAGACTCAGGAAGATATAACtagatatatcaaagaaaatctacCTGATGTATCAAGAGTGAAATACTTCTTCAATGGTTGTGcagcacaatttaaaaattttaaaaattttatcaatctttGTCATCACAgtaaagactttgatttaaatgctgaatgggtattttttCCTACCACTCATGGTAAATCCCCctgtgatggtattggtgggactgttaaaagagtagtatgtcaagaaagtctaaaacaaataactactgggcagattttagatgttaatttaatgtactccTTTTGTAAAGCCAAGataaatggaatttattttaagttattttcaaaagaagaaaTTGATCAAACACaagcacaattaaaaaaaagatatttaggtGGAAGAACAGTTCCTGGCACAAGGATGTATCATCATTTTATTCCAATTGCTCCAAAcactataagttataaaaaaataagtactgATGCATGCACtgaaatatttgatatcattccaaaaagcaaacattatgtagatatttcattaaatattaaaaaaatggattatattgcatgtttttatgatGGATTTTGGTGGGTAGGGATTGCTGAAGATGTAAGTGAGCTTGATATAAAAGTCAGATTCATACATCCACATGGACCAggtaaaaacttcttttggcCAATGAGAACTGATGAGTGTTGGGTGCTCAATTCTGAAGTTATATGTCTAATTTCTACACCGCGAACAATATCAGGTCGTACATACAACATATCTGATTTTGATTTGAAGAATATAAACTgttggttacaaaaaaaaattaattatgtttaa
- the LOC136075568 gene encoding uncharacterized protein LOC136075568 translates to MDEVLQNPEFKIKLAELLAEDWFEIGICLKVKERSLNSIRSDYILFHKQKDKAYEMIKKWFNYDDNPTFKKLKLAILKIEKKDLLKEVKDLASGFSTTPSVLSKDVSNTGAQPLSENLFSREKLLCEIQQCFLQDANKSTLVLFGMSGVGKTHIARKYCEMSYNFYKNFVWIDAAFGVLQSSMRNQCQILGFEVHDSKGEYFNIKVIVEKIHNYYKNEKTLYIFDNVDDESVKNLSMYISKKPNSFTLITSQWRTWSNNVNKMLVDVFSSKEAFDYVKSIVKENTDENIRNLIKELGYHPFAITQAIKYINIHKISIEKYIDRYRSKPSEILDNNDFPSEEESKSAIKAINLVLIKLEKTQPFLFKLLNCLSHCDGQNISQQLIIQISNHLEVNDEFLIDKTIGLLMSFSLLNCFEDKKYTIHELTQLTCKCFQKRNSTTNTYIELIENYFKVELNEVKDHVDYGNQFVFHFIYMFRNNGKKVSKTFYHMTTSIQILLSCKGLFEEAIEILKVIQNFNTEAYGEDNKFTFETKFNIANCLNKMGKYSEALEIYYSVDKIKTEILGINHPSTMLTKHNIANCLNKMGKYNEALEINYSVDKIQTEILGINHPDTTSTKHNIANCLNKMGKYNEALEIYYSVDKIQTEILGINHPDTMSAKHNIANCLSKMGKYNKALEIYYSVDKIQTEILGINHPDTMSTKHNIANCLSDIGKYNEALEIYYSVDKIRTEILGINHPDTMSAKHNIASCLYKMGKYNEALEIYYSVDKIQTEILGINHPDTMSTKQNIANCLSKMGKYNEALEIYYSVDKIKTEILGINHPSTMSTKHNIANCVSDMGKYNKALEMYYSVDKIQTEILGINHPDTMSTKQNIANCLSKMGKYNEALEMYYSVDKIQTEILGINHPDTMSTKQNIANCLSKMGKYNEALEIYYSVDKIQTEILGINHPDTMSTKQNIANCLSDMGKYNEALEIYYSVDKIQTEILGINHPNTMSTKNNIASCLYKMGKYNEALEIYYSVDKIKTEILGINHPVTTSTKNNIASCLYKMGKYNEALEIYYSVDKIQTEILGINHPNTMSTKNNIASCLYKMGKYNEALEIYYSVDKIQTEILGINHPSTMSTKHSIANCLSDMGKYNEALEIYYSVDKIQTEILGINHPDTMGTKHNIANCLSDMGKYNEALEIYYSVDKIQTEILGINHPDTMSTKNNIANCVSDMGKYNEALEIYYSVDKIQTEILGINHPNTMSTKNNIATCLKQMRKHNEALEIYYSVDKIKTEILGINHPSTMSTKNNIATCLKQMGKHNEALEIYYSVDKIKTEILGINHPNTMSIKNNIAICLKQMGKHNEALEIYYSVDKIQTEILGINHPSTMSTKNNIATCLNEMGKYNEALEIYYSVDKIQTEILGINHPDTMGTKCNIASCLSEMGKYNEALEIYYSVDKIQTEILGINHPDTMGTKCNIASCLSEMGKYNEALEIYYSVDKRQTEILGINHPDTMGTKCNIASCLSEMGKYNEALDIYYSFDKIQTEILGIYHPDTMSTKNNIASCLYKMGKYNEALEIYYSVDKIQTEILGINHPNTMSIKNNIAICLKQMGKHNEALEIYYSVDKIKTEILGINHPNTMSIKNNIAICLKQMGKHNEALEIYYSVDKIQTEILGINHPSTMSTKNNIATCLNEMGKYNEALEIYYSIDKIQTEILGINHPDTMGTKCNIASCLSEMGKYNEALEIYYSVDKIQTEILGINHPDTMGTKCNIASCLSEMGKYNEALEIYYSVDKIQTEILGINHPDTMGTKCNIASCLSEMGKYNEALDIYYSFDKIQAEILGIYHPDTMSTKNNFASCLYKMGKYNEALEIYYSVDKIQTEILGINHPNTMSIKNNIAICLKQMGKHNEALEVYYSVDKIKTEILGINHPNTMSIKNNIAICLKQMGKHNEALEIYYSVDKIQTEILGINHPSTMSTKNNIATCLNEMGKYNEALEIYYSVDKIQTEILGINHPDTMGTKCNIASCLSEMGKYNEALEIYYSVDKIQTEILGINHPDTMGTKCNIASCLSEMGKYNEALEIYYSVDKIQTEILGINHPDTMGTKCNIASCLSEMGKYNEALDIYYSFDKIQTEILGIYHPDTMSTKNNIANCLNNFEKQLATEQSWLII, encoded by the exons aTGGATGAAGTCCTACAAAAtccagaatttaaaattaagttggcAGAGCTACTTGCTGAAGATTGGTTTGAGATTGGTATTTGCTTAAAAGTCAAAGAGCGTAGTTTAAACTCAATTAGAAGtgattatatactttttcataaacaaaagGACAAAGCAtatgaaatgataaaaaaatggttcAATTATGATGATAATCCCacgtttaaaaagttaaaacttgccattttaaaaattgaaaaaaaagatttattgaaGGAGGTGAAGGACCTTgcaa GTGGGTTTTCCACAACGCCTTCAGTACTATCAAAAGATGTTTCGAATACAG GTGCTCAACCTTtatcagaaaatttattttcacgcGAAAAACTACTTTGTGAAATTcaacaatgttttttacaaGATGCAAATAAGTCAACTTTAGTATTATTTGGAATGTCGGGCGTCGGAAAGACACATATTGCCAGAAAATATTGTGAAATGTCTTATAACTtctataaaaactttgtttggaTTGACGCAGCATTTGGAGTGTTACAATCTTCAATGAGAAACCAATGTCAAATATTAGGATTTGAAGTTCATGATTCGAAAggtgaatattttaatataaaagtgattgttgaaaaaattcacaactattataaaaatgaaaagactttgtatatttttgacaacGTCGACGATGaaagtgttaaaaatttatcaatgtaCATTTCAAAGAAACCGAATTCATTTACGTTGATTACCTCCCAATGGAGAACGTGGTcgaataatgtaaataaaatgctAGTTGATGTTTTTTCTTCTAAAGAAGCATTTGATTATGTTAAAAGCATTGTTAAAGAAAACACTGATGAAAACATAAGAAACTTAATTAAAGAACTTGGATATCATCCGTTTGCAATTACTCaggcaataaaatatataaatatacataaaatttcgatagaaaaatatatagatcGATATAGATCAAAACCTTCAGAAATATTAGACAATAATGACTTTCCATCCGAAGAAGAATCAAAGTCTGCAATAAAAGCAAttaacttagttttaataaaattagaaaaaactcaACCTTTcctatttaaattactaaactGTTTATCTCATTGCGATGGTCAAAACATCAGTCAACAATTAATAATCCAAATCTCAAATCACTTGGAAGTAaatgatgaatttttaatagataaaacCATTGGATTACTAATGAGTTTTTCTTTACTAAACtgttttgaagataaaaaatatacaatacaCGAACTTACACAGTTGACAtgtaaatgttttcaaaagaGAAATTCAACAACAAATACATATATTGAGTTaatcgaaaattattttaaagttgaattgAATGAAGTAAAAGATCACGTGGATTACGGAAAtcaatttgtttttcattttatctacATGTTTcgtaataatggaaaaaaagtatcaaaaaccTTCTATCATATGACTACTtctattcaaatattattatcatgtAAAGGTTTATTTGAAGAAGCAAtcgaaatattaaaagttattcaaaattttaatacagaAGCTTATGGTGAAGATAATAAATTCAcgtttgaaacaaaatttaatatcgcaaactgtttaaacaaaatgggaaaatatagcgaagctttagaaatttattattctgttgataaaataaaaactgaaattttaggtatcaaccatccgtctacaatgttaacaaaacataatatcgctaactgtttgaacaaaatgggaaaatataacgaagctttagaaattaattattctgttgataaaatacaaactgaaattttaggtatcaaccatccggaTACAACgtcaacaaaacataatatcgctaactgtttgaacaaaatgggaaaatataacgaagctttagaaatttattattctgttgataaaatacaaactgaaattttaggtatcaaccatccggaTACAATGTCagcaaaacataatatcgcaaactgtttgagcaaaatgggaaaatataacaaagctttagaaatttattattctgttgataaaatacaaactgaaattttaggtatcaaccatccggatacaatgtcaacaaaacataatatcgcaaactgtttgAGCGATAttggaaaatataacgaagctttagaaatttattattctgttgataaaatacgaactgaaattttaggtatcaaccatccggaTACAATGTCAGCAAAACATAATATTGCAAGCTGTTTGTACaaaatgggaaaatataacgaagctttagaaatttattattctgttgataaaatacaaactgaaattttaggtatcaaccatccggatacaatgtcaacaaaacaaaatatcgcaaactgtttgagcaaaatgggaaaatataacgaagctttagaaatttattattctgttgataaaataaaaactgaaattttaggtatcaaccatccgtctACAATgtcaacaaaacataatatcgctaACTGTGTGAgcgatatgggaaaatataacaaagctttagaaatgtattattctgttgataaaatacaaactgaaattttaggtatcaaccatccggatacaatgtcaacaaaacaaaatatcgcaaactgtttgagcaaaatgggaaaatataacgaagctttagaaatgtattattctgttgataaaatacaaactgaaattttaggtatcaaccatccggatacaatgtcaacaaaacaaaatatcgcaaactgtttgagcaaaatgggaaaatataacgaagctttagaaatttattattctgttgataaaatacaaactgaaattttaggtatcaaccatccggatacaatgtcaacaaaacaaaatatcgcaaactgtttgagcgatatgggaaaatataacgaagctttagaaatttattattctgttgataaaatacaaactgaaattttaggtatcaaccatccgaatacaatgtcaacaaaaaataatatcgcaagctgtttgtacaaaatgggaaaatataacgaagctttagaaatttattattctgttgataaaataaaaactgaaattttaggtatcaaccatccggtTACAAcgtcaacaaaaaataatatcgcaagctgtttgtacaaaatgggaaaatataacgaagctttagaaatttattattctgttgataaaatacaaactgaaattttaggtatcaaccatccgaatacaatgtcaacaaaaaataatatcgcaagctgtttgtacaaaatgggaaaatataacgaagctttagaaatttattattctgttgataaaatacaaactgaaattttaggtatcaaccatccgtctACAATGTCAACAAAACATAGTATCGCAAACTGTTTGAgcgatatgggaaaatataacgaagctttagaaatttattattctgttgataaaatacaaactgaaattttaggtatcaaccatccggaTACTATGggaacaaaacataatatcgcaaactgtttgagcgatatgggaaaatataacgaagctttagaaatttattattctgttgataaaatacaaactgaaattttaggtatcaaccatccggatacaatgtcaacaaaaaataatatcgctaACTGTGTGAgcgatatgggaaaatataacgaagctttagaaatttattattctgttgataaaatacaaactgaaattttaggtatcaaccatccgaatacaatgtcaacaaaaaataatatcgcaacCTGTTTAAAGCAAATGAGAAAacataacgaagctttagaaatttattattctgttgataaaataaaaactgaaattttaggtatcaaccatccgtctacaatgtcaacaaaaaataatatcgcaacCTGTTTAAAGCAAATGGGAAAacataacgaagctttagaaatttattattctgttgataaaataaaaactgaaattttaggtatcaaccatccgaatacaatgtcaataaaaaataatatcgcaatcTGTTTAAAGCAAATGGGAAAacataacgaagctttagaaatttattattctgttgataaaatacagactgaaattttaggtatcaaccatccgtctacaatgtcaacaaaaaataatatcgcaacCTGTTTGAACgaaatgggaaaatataacgaagctttagaaatttattattctgttgataaaatacaaactgaaattttaggtatcaaccatccggaTACTATGGGAACAAAATGTAATATTGCAAGCTGTTTGAGCGAGATGGGAAagtataacgaagctttagaaatttattattctgttgataaaatacaaactgaaattttaggtatcaaccatccggaTACTATGGGAACAAAATGTAATATTGCAAGCTGTTTGAGCGAGATGGGAAagtataacgaagctttagaaatttattattctgttgataaaagacaaactgaaattttaggtatcaaccatccggaTACTATGGGAACAAAATGTAATATTGCAAGCTGTTTGAGCgaaatgggaaaatataacgaagctttagacatttattattcttttgataaaatacaaactgaaattttaggtatctaCCATCCGGATacaatgtcaacaaaaaataatatcgcaagctgtttgtacaaaatgggaaaatataacgaagctttagaaatttattattctgttgataaaatacaaactgaaattttaggtatcaaccatccgaatacaatgtcaataaaaaataatatcgcaatcTGTTTAAAGCAAATGGGAAAacataacgaagctttagaaatttattattctgttgataaaataaaaactgaaattttaggtatcaaccatccgaatacaatgtcaataaaaaataatatcgcaatcTGTTTAAAGCAAATGGGAAAacataacgaagctttagaaatttattattctgttgataaaatacagactgaaattttaggtatcaaccatccgtctacaatgtcaacaaaaaataatatcgcaacCTGTTTGAACgaaatgggaaaatataacgaagctttagaaatttattattctattgataaaatacaaactgaaattttaggtatcaaccatccggaTACTATGGGAACAAAATGTAATATTGCAAGCTGTTTGAGCGAGATGGGAAagtataacgaagctttagaaatttattattctgttgataaaatacaaactgaaattttaggtatcaaccatccggaTACTATGGGAACAAAATGTAATATTGCAAGCTGTTTGAGCGAGATGGGAAagtataacgaagctttagaaatttattattctgttgataaaatacaaactgaaattttaggtatcaaccatccggaTACTATGGGAACAAAATGTAATATTGCAAGCTGTTTGAGCgaaatgggaaaatataacgaagctttagacatttattattcttttgataaaatacaagctgaaattttaggtatctaCCATCCGGATacaatgtcaacaaaaaataatttcgcAAGCTGTTTGTACaaaatgggaaaatataacgaagctttagaaatttattattctgttgataaaatacaaactgaaattttaggtatcaaccatccgaatacaatgtcaataaaaaataatatcgcaatcTGTTTAAAGCAAATGGGAAAacataacgaagctttagaagtttattattctgttgataaaataaaaactgaaattttaggtatcaaccatccgaatacaatgtcaataaaaaataatatcgcaatcTGTTTAAAGCAAATGGGAAAacataacgaagctttagaaatttattattctgttgataaaatacagactgaaattttaggtatcaaccatccgtctacaatgtcaacaaaaaataatatcgcaacCTGTTTGAACgaaatgggaaaatataacgaagctttagaaatttattattctgttgataaaatacaaactgaaattttaggtatcaaccatccggaTACTATGGGAACAAAATGTAATATTGCAAGCTGTTTGAGCGAGATGGGAAagtataacgaagctttagaaatttattattctgttgataaaatacaaactgaaattttaggtatcaaccatccggaTACTATGGGAACAAAATGTAATATTGCAAGCTGTTTGAGCGAGATGGGAAagtataacgaagctttagaaatttattattctgttgataaaatacaaactgaaattttaggtatcaaccatccggaTACTATGGGAACAAAATGTAATATTGCAAGCTGTTTGAGCgaaatgggaaaatataacgaagctttagacatttattattcttttgataaaatacaaactgaaattttaggtatctaCCATCCGGATacaatgtcaacaaaaaataatatcgcaaactgtttaaataatttcGAAAAACAGCTAGCAACAGAACAGAGTTGgttaattatttga